Proteins encoded by one window of Candidatus Bathyarchaeota archaeon:
- a CDS encoding LEA type 2 family protein: MTRRKKIALVILLSILIILISLGIYYNNAYRRLKLNLVGVGLGSVTYTSAEIRLIIEVQNPNVLPIYVPSGDFDVYINNQHFCDGNFGSFTVAGNGRTRITVPVTFYITDVPAVLYGLITGGGTVTVTLEGVVHVILSDVPFSTTLYNAKFT, encoded by the coding sequence ATGACTCGCCGAAAGAAAATCGCTCTTGTCATTTTACTTTCTATCCTAATCATACTCATCAGCTTGGGCATATACTATAATAACGCTTACAGAAGGCTGAAACTTAATCTAGTTGGTGTTGGATTAGGAAGCGTGACGTACACATCAGCAGAAATAAGGCTAATTATCGAAGTGCAGAACCCTAATGTCTTACCTATCTATGTCCCAAGCGGCGACTTTGATGTTTACATAAACAACCAACACTTTTGCGACGGAAATTTTGGTTCTTTCACAGTGGCTGGCAACGGTCGAACACGTATAACAGTCCCGGTAACTTTTTACATTACCGACGTCCCCGCAGTATTATATGGTCTTATCACCGGTGGTGGAACTGTAACAGTAACACTCGAAGGAGTGGTTCATGTCATATTATCTGATGTACCGTTCAGCACTACATTATACAACGCTAAATTTACGTGA